Proteins from a genomic interval of Sceloporus undulatus isolate JIND9_A2432 ecotype Alabama unplaced genomic scaffold, SceUnd_v1.1 scaffold_15, whole genome shotgun sequence:
- the LOC121917347 gene encoding N-acetyltransferase ESCO1-like, translated as MAAQKRKSVQVEPPAKRQKLDKNNKLVTSRKERKPANAKHTSDKNMVLKKRMRKTATKTDRSSVDKSRSSILPSQNKQAQKHSKQTLNELKKKTVKTVCVKRTSLKPLSKLPPTKTTQKSSKVSHTHPLNSAKSSSKICSKGKGKLSVVKKKTSCESRKQRKSSADTKKSFTETMHHRGSVLPIKAAHKNQGSKTKVMKENSKQERTNKTGKLLKSSSVDLEAQKSKNPPANPPTFQNSEPARTKTFGNKNPCESNQGRTTRSVGTNSDKSPTRAGQDQLHVTKAKEGSQKEVVQDLHRLQHGVSCDEYQTRRSQRLQQSFNVRSLRSGKNKGRVSVKKQCTQMKKQVPHVKKEKPKPLQQKMEQKLLENDECKNRGSEALEKMDSMKEKKSEVDSKISDLTTSQDKQEESRNLDSNLENSRNKSVNTVPSSVASSCSVKRKVKEVVHKNGKISVKTKRVLPAPSNPKPVCEPEDAMKTKKFSILELCEEIAGEIESDTVEVKRDSPEYGKEKQKEKVEELPQIAVCAEKETNQNSPCKRFFPSKKGVPVKCTVNGRHNTANKNSKWTKIKFKKVNHVSQSISHSQSTPTLGILKHSMPVGEQGRTAEIHLPEEGQRKLIQSQNNSNTTNDLKKLNTASPEGGQNKVKMSHAQLLVQDIKNGLFEATHCPEPIPDKNFNLHLESSPENTPVKTIVTQSSANQVIKDTAEIKSQDSAPKQLVRTLFTSKTLETNESRYKYLVEFSCQFSFLKGYRVIEEKIPEVSTENEKVTFERQKAWCCSTSPEPALCGISRIWVFSMMRRKKIASRMLECLRSNFIYGSYLSKEEIAFSDPTPDGKLFATRYFGTSQFLVYNFLSGQQPV; from the exons ATGGCAGCACAGAAAAGAAAATCTGTGCAAGTCGAACCCCCTGCTAAGCGGCAGAAACTGGATAAGAATAATAAATTGGTAAcaagtagaaaagaaagaaaaccagctaATGCCAAACATACATCTGATAAAAATATGGTGCTGAAGAAAAGAATGCGTAAAACTGCCACCAAAACTGACAGGTCATCTGTCGATAAAAGTAGATCTTCTATACTACCTTCCCAAAATAAACAAGCACAGAAGCACTCTAAGCAGACTTTAAacgaattaaaaaagaaaactgttaAAACAGTATGTGTGAAAAGAACATCCCTAAAACCTTTGAGTAAATTACCTCCTACAAAAACAACCCAGAAATCTTCCAAAGTAAGCCATACTCACCCTCTGAACTCTGCAAAGTCCTCGTCTAAGATTTGTTCTAAAGGGAAGGGAAAACTCAGTGTTGTCAAAAAGAAGACTTCCTGTGAAAGCAGGAAGCAAAGAAAGTCCTCTGCAGATACAAAAAAGAGTTTTACTGAAACTATGCATCATAGAGGTTCAGTGTTGCCCATTAAAGCTGCTCACAAGAACCAGGGTTCTAAAACAAAAGTGATGAAAGAAAATTCCAAACAGGAGAGAACGAATAAGACTGGTAAACTTCTTAAAAGTAGCAGTGTTGACTTAGAGGCTCAGAAATCCAAAAATCCTCCTGCAAACCCCCCCACTTTTCAAAACTCTGAACCAGCACGGACTAAAACATTTGGTAACAAAAACCCTTGTGAGTCTAACCAGGGAAGAACTACAAGGTCAGTGGGTACCAATTCTGACAAAAGCCCTACTAGAGCTGGTCAAGATCAGTTGCATGTCACAAAAGCTAAGGAAGGGTCTCAGAAGGAGGTGGTGCAGGATCTTCATAGATTACAACATGGTGTGTCATGTGATGAATATCAGACTAGAAGATCACAAAGACTGCAGCAGTCATTTAATGTGCGATCATTGCGTAGTGGAAAAAATAAAGGACGTGTTTCTGTTAAGAAGCAGTGCACACAAATGAAAAAACAAGTCCCgcatgttaaaaaagaaaaaccaaagccTCTCCAACAGAAAATGGAACAAAAGCTTTTGGAAAATGATGAATGTAAGAACAGAGGAAGTGAAGCATTAGAGAAAATGGATTCTATGAAAGAGAAAAAATCTGAAGTAGATTCTAAAATAAGTGATTTAACTACATCTCAAGATAAGCAAGAAGAATCAAGAAATCTTGACAGTAATCTTGAAAACTCTAGAAATAAATCTGTCAACACAGTTCCTAGCTCTGTAGCATCTTCTTGTAGTGTGAAAAGGAAAGTAAAAGAGGttgtgcacaaaaatggaaaaatcagtgTAAAAACCAAGAGAGTGCTGCCAGCACCTTCAAATCCAAAACCTGTTTGTGAACCAGAGGATGCAATGAAAACCAAAAAGTTTAGCATTCTTGAGCTGTGTGAGGAAATTGCAGGTGAGATTGAATCAGACACAGTGGAGGTAAAAAGAGACTCTCCTGAGTatggaaaagagaaacaaaaagagaaagtagAGGAGTTGCCACAGATTGCAGTATGTGCTGAAAAAGAAACTAATCAGAACTCTCCATGTAAACGATTTTTCcccagcaaaaaaggagtgcctgTCAAATGTACTGTGAATGGCAGACATAACACTGCAAACAAAAACTCTAAATGGactaaaataaagtttaaaaaggtTAATCACGTGAGCCAAAGCATCTCACATTCTCAGAGTACACCCACCCTTGGTATTTTAAAGCATAGCATGCCTGTGGGAGAACAAGGAAGAACGGCAGAAATACACCTTCCAGAAGAAGGCCAAAGAAAATTGATACAGTCACAAAATAACAGTAACACAACAAATGATTTGAAGAAGTTGAATACAGCTTCTCCTGAAGGAGGCCAGAATAAAGTTAAGATGTCACATGCTCAACTGCTTGTACAGGATATAAAAAACGGATTATTTGAAGCGACACATTGTCCTGAACCAATACCAGATAAG AACTTCAACTTACATTTGGAGTCAAGTCCAGAAAATACGCCAGTGAAAACAATTGTCACACAATCGTCAGCAAATCAAGTAATAAAAGATACTGCAGAAATCAAATCTCAAG ATTCAGCTCCCAAACAATTGGTTCGAACACTGTTCACAAGTAAAACTTTGGAGACAAATGAGAGCAGGTACAAATATTTAGTTGAATTC TCATGTCAATTCTCATTTCTCAAGGGGTATAGAGTTATTGAAGAAAAGATTCCAGAGGTTAGTACAGAAAACGAGAAAGTCACCTTTGAAAGACAAAAGGCTTGGTGCTGCTCAACATCCCCAGAGCCTGCTCTCTGTGGCATTAGTCGTATCTGGGTGTTTAGTATGATGCGACGGAAGAAAATAGCTTCTCGGATGTTAGAATGCTTGAG gAGCAACTTCATATATGGCTCATACTTGAGCAAGGAAGAAATCGCTTTTTCTGATCCTACCCCTGATGGGAAGCTGTTTGCAACACGATACTTTGGTACTAGTCAGTTCCTGGTATATAATTTTCTCAGTGGACAACAACCTGTTTAA